TCATGGCGAGCAAAGAGGATTTCGATGATGAACCGGAGGATGAATTGTAGATTTAATTTTAAAAGCAAATGACCATGTCAGATAACAAACCGAAGAACCAGATCAATATTGAGCTGGGAGAAGATCAGGCCGAGGGTACTTACGCGAATCTCGCCATGATCTCGCATTCTCATTCTGAGTTCATCATTGATTTTATAAAGATGATGCCTGGAATGCCCAAAGCCAAAGTTAAATCCAGGGTGATCCTGACGCCACAACATGCCAAACGCCTGTTACGTGCCTTGAAAGAGAACGTCGGCAAGTATGAAAGCATGTATGGCAATATTGAAACACCGGAAGGATCGGATGGGCTTCCGCCTTTCCACCTTGGAGGCCCCACGGCTCAA
The nucleotide sequence above comes from Bacteroidales bacterium. Encoded proteins:
- a CDS encoding DUF3467 domain-containing protein, whose protein sequence is MSDNKPKNQINIELGEDQAEGTYANLAMISHSHSEFIIDFIKMMPGMPKAKVKSRVILTPQHAKRLLRALKENVGKYESMYGNIETPEGSDGLPPFHLGGPTAQA